The proteins below are encoded in one region of Aphelocoma coerulescens isolate FSJ_1873_10779 chromosome 4, UR_Acoe_1.0, whole genome shotgun sequence:
- the LOC138109231 gene encoding transcription initiation factor TFIID subunit 4-like has protein sequence MAGAALTSRGRAARYTEMPQPRSVPLARHRGKSQIAELPRPPPEQVGAFAAAPRGPPVMLRSRPNTAGRLSAPSPTNSGPATRIRPSACAGHGPSGGRGPGPPASCPSSLRAPRPAPASPPAAGAGVGRGGVAVHLPAAAPMPPRAPAGPGSAAHISPPFPTLRHVHFGARASCSPAGDTALPPEATGPPLTARRSPPPAEQPPAPIKQAADRLRLSRSEKQLLFNFTDEQAATFGTKLLSRRLRSDKKTPSNMAVLAAPRLALRRARLPAGGGAAAARAGGAAGLPLRGGLGAAA, from the exons ATGGCTGGAGCCGCACTCACCTCCCGGGGAAGAGCGGCCCGTTACACAGAAATGCCGCAGCCCCGCTCCGTCCCGCTCGCCAGGCACCGGGGCAAGAGCCAGATCGCGGAGCTACCCCGACCGCCGCCCGAGCAAGTTGGGGCGTTCGCAGCCGCTCCCCGCGGTCCCCCTGTGATGTTACGTTCGCGCCCCAACACCGCCGGCCGCCTCTCCGCTCCCTCGCCCACAAACTCCGGCCCGGCCACGCGGATTCGCCCCTCGGCCTGCGCCGGGCACGGGCCGAGCGGCGGGAGggggccgggcccccccgcgtCCTGCCCAAGTTCTctccgcgccccccgccccgctcccgcttCGCCTCCCGCAGCCGGGGCGGGGGTCGGGCGCGGCGGGGTCGCCGTGCACCTGCCGGCCGCAGCCCCGATGCCTCCCCGcgccccggcggggccgggcagcgccGCACACATTTCCCCGCCTTTTCCCACTCTCAGACACGTGCACTTCGGGGCTCGGGCAAGTTGCTCTCCAGCGGGAGACACCGCGCTCCCGCCTGAGGCGACAGGGCCACCTCTGACAGCCCGGCGCTCCCCGCCTCCAGCGGAGCAGCCACCGGCGCCCATCAAGCAGGCGGCTGACCGGCTGCGGCTCTCCCGCTCCGAAAAGCAACTTCTGTTTAATTTCACCGATGAGCAG GCAGCGACCTTCGGCACGAAACTGCTCTCCCGCCGCCTCCGGAgcgacaaaaaaaccccatcaaatATGGCTGTGCTGGCGGCTCCGCGGCTGGCGCTGCGGCGGGCACGGTTACCTGctggcggcggcgcggcggcggcgagggcgggcggcgcggccgggCTCCCCCTGCGCGGAGGGCTCGGGGCCGCCGCATGA